Genomic segment of Umezawaea sp. Da 62-37:
CGTCGACGACCTCGATTTCGCACCCCTAATGCGGAAGTGACCCCATTCGTTGCATCCGTTCCCCCGACGGTCGCCGAGAGCCTTCCCTCCCGCTCCGGCCGCTTTCGCACCCGCCCTAGTGCCTCGGTGGTGCCGCGACAACCCGTTGGACGCCATGGGATTGGCTCCGAGCTGGGAAAACGCCCCCGTCCTGCTGTCGGTGGCACCGGAGCGCCCGCTGCCCCCAGCGCGGGCGCGAGTGCGCTGGGACGGTGTGGGACGGGGGCGTTGGACGGTCGGTCGGGCCGTAGGACGACGCCTCGACCAGCGGCGATCGTCCACCACCGTGGAACCGGCGGGGGAACGGTGGTAAGGACGAGTCCCGCGTGAGCAGGGCCGACTGCGAGCGCACAGGCGCCGCTGGTCGGTGGCCGGAACGCGGCGACACCCCGACCGGAGACGTGCCGAGGGGGTTCGCCGCACGGGGATCCCGACCCACCGCACTCAGGGGGTGTGACAGCCATGACGTCACCGCGTCCGGTCGATGGCGAACGGCGGTCGCCCGCCGAGGTCTTCCTGGGGGCCGTGCGCTCCCGGATCAGGCAGTCCGGCCTCGTCGTCCCGGAGGTGGCGAGGGACTGCCGGCAGCCCGTGCAGGTCGTGCGCGACGCGGTGCAGGGGCAGGTGGGCGAGTGGCCGCTCTACCGGCGGATCCTCGAGGTGTGCGGCGCGGACAAGGCGGCGGTCGCCCAGTTCCACGGCGCGTGGAAGCGCGCGAGGCCGGGGAGTCCGCCGTCGAACGTCGTGTCGATCTCGTCCAGGGCCCACCAGGCGGTGGACGGGGGACAGCCCGCCGTGCCGGTGGAGGACGGCGAACTGCGCGCGGCCACCCCGCGTGAATTCATCGCGGTGCTCCGGCTCGTCCAGATCCGATCGGGTTTCACGCCCGCGCAGATCGCCATCCGGTCGAACATCCCGCGCAGCACCGCGTACCGGTTCGTCGACAACAAGAAGAACACCGCGCTGCCGACGAAGGCCGATCAGGTGAAGGCGTTCCTCGTCGGTTGTCGATTACCCGAGAACCAGGTGCGGCGGGTCGTCCTGCTGTGGACGGATCTGCGCGAGGCCGAATCGGAGAAGCGGTCGTCGATCGGTGCCGAGGCCCTGGATCCGCTGGTCGGGGAAGGAGTCGACGCGACACCGGATCGATCCGGGAGCGCGGCGGATTCGCTCCAGTGGCTCGCCGATGAAATCGTCGGGAGGTCGAACGGCCGGGCGAGTTCGCCCGCCGAATTCCTGCGCTGGGGACTGGCCGTGGTCTACGTGCTCGTGACCACCGCGCTCGCCGCCGCACTGGTGATCTCCACGAGCGGCTGGGCGGCCGGGACCCAGGTGCTGGCGATCATGCTCGTCTGCGTCCTCTCCGCCGGGCTCGCCGCGTCGTGGTGCACGAACGTCGGGCGCTGGACCGCGAGGGGGTCCCGAAGGGGGAGTGCGACGGAGGACGCAGGCCTGGTCATCGAGAGTCCGGGAGCCGCGCCCGCCGTGATCGGGCTGGAGGAGCGGCAGGGGTAGCGCGACCCGTGCGATCAATTCGGTGGTGGTGTCGGTCGACGCCGCCCGTGGAGGGGTGCCGTGAAACTTTTCGAATCACTCAGCAAACGCGAGCACGAGGTTCTCGCGGTCGTCGCCGAGGACAAGACCGATAGGGAGATAGCCACTGCGCTCGGTATTCGCGAGCGCACCGTGCGGGCACACGTGAGTCGGATAATCCTCAAACTCGGCGTCGCCTCCAGAGTGGGTGCCGCGGTGGCGCTCGTGGAGTGGAAGTTGCGGGCCGAGTTCGATTCCCGCGGAGGTGGGGCCGCCGGTTGGTCGGCGGTAGTGGCGGGAACGCCAATGGATTCCGACCGGTGACGGTGCCACGATGTTCACAGGGGAGGGAGAGCACCGGCCCGGTGAACGGAAAAGGGGGATTCGGTTCACGGGCCGGTGCTGGAACAGGGGGACGGCAGGGCTCGGACGCGGGGGTGTCCGGGCCCTGCCGCTGTTCTCGGCTCGTGGAACGGCGGTTCCGGTCGGGCGCCGGGCTGCTCGCGGTGGGTGGACGTGACATCGTGGACGCATGGCCTACCTCCCGGATGAGTCGCGCTATGACCGGATGAGCTACCGCAGGTCGGGGCGCAGTGGATTGAAGCTGCCCGCGATCTCCCTGGGGCTGTGGCACAACTTCGGCGACGACCGGCCGTACGAGGCGGGGCGGGCGATCGTGCGGCGGGCGTTCGACCTGGGCATCACCCACTTCGACCTGGCCAACAACTACGGCCCGCCTTACGGCTCCGCCGAAACGAACTTCGGCCGCCTGCTGACCGACGACCTGCGCCCCTTCCGCGACGAACTCGTCATCTCCACCAAGGCCGGCTACGACATGTGGCCCGGCCCGTACGGGGACCACGGGTCGCGCAAGTACCTGCTGGCGTCACTGGACCAGTCGCTGGGCCGGATGGGCCTGGACCACGTCGACATCTTCTACTCGCACCGCTTCGACCCGGAGACGCCGCTGGAAGAGACGGTCGGCGCCCTCGTGAGCGCGGTCCAGCAGGGCAAGGCGCTCTACGTCGGCATCTCGTCCTACTCCGCGACGAAGACCCGCGAGGCAGCCGAACTGCTGCGCCAGGCGGGCGTGCCGCTGCTGATCCACCAGCCGTCCTACTCGATGCTGAACCGCTGGATCGAACCGGACCTGCTGGACGCCCTGGAAGAGGTCGGCGCGGGCTGCATCGCGTTCTCACCGCTCGGCCAGGGAATGCTCACCGACAAGTACCTCGACGGCGTACCGGAGGGCTCACGCGCCACCCAGGGCAAATCGCTTTCGACGGACCTGCTCTCCGACGAGAACCTGTCCCGCGTCCGCGCCCTCAACGACATCGCGTCCTCGCGCGGCCAGTCCCTCGCCCAGCTCGCGCTCACCTGGACCCTCCGCGACCCGCGGGTCACCTCGGCGCTCATCGGCGCCAGCTCGGTGCGGCAGCTGGAGGACAACGTGGCCGCGCTGGACGCGCCGCCGCTGACCGAGGACGAGATCGCCGGGATCGACGAGCACGCCGTCGAATCCGGCATCGACCTCTGGGCGCCCTCGCACGCCATCTAGCGCGGTGACCGCCGACCTCCGCCGGGTTCCGCGCCGAGACGCGCGAAACCCGGCGGGGATCAGGCGGGCAGCCGGATCGTGAACGCGGTGCGGCCGGGGCCGCTGTCGACCTCCACGGTGCCGCCGTGCGCGGTGACCAGGGACTGGACGACGGCGAGCCCGAGGCCGCTGCCGCCGCGGTGGCGGGCGCGGGAGTTGTCGACGCGGTAGAAGCGGTCGAAGATCCGCGCCTGGTCGGCGGCGGGGATGCCGGGGCCGGAGTCGACGACGGTGACACCGGTGGGGAACGCGCTCAGCGCGACCCCCGTCCCCGCGGGCGTGTGCACGGCCGCGTTGGTGAGCAGGTTGTCGAGCACCTGCCGCAGCCGCATCGGGTCGGCGCGCAGCCGGACGGGCGCGGTGCCGAAGTCGGTCGTCAGCGGGTGGTCGGGGTAGGCGGCGGCGAACGCGCTCGCGGCGTCCTCGGCCAGTTCCACGAGGTCGACCTCGCGCACCCGCAGCGGCGCTTCGACCTCGCCGGAGTCCAGTCGGGCGAGCAGCAGCAGGTCGTCGAGCAGCACGCTCATCCGCGCCGCCTCGTCCCGCATCCGCTCCAGGTGCGCCTCCCGCTCCGCGGGCTCGTTGGCCGCCGCGTACCGGAACAGGTCCGCGTACCCCCGCAACGACGTCAGCGGGGTCCGCAGCTCGTGCGAGGCGTCCGCCACGAACCGCCGCAACCTCTGCTCGGCGGCCGTCCTAGCGGCCAGCGACGAGTCGATGTGGTCGAGCATCGTGTTGAACGCCGTCCGCAGCTCCTCGACCTCGACACCCCCGCCTTGCCCGGACGCCCGCACCGGCAACCGCCCGGTGTCGGTCAGATCGCGGGTCGAGATCGTGTGCGCCGTGTCGGCCATGTCGCTCAACGGCCGCAGCCCGCGCCGCAGCACGCCCCGCCCGATCAGCACGAACGCCACCAGCGCGGCCAGGAAGACCACGACCTCCAGGCTGATCAGCTGGCGCAGGATGCTGTCGCGGTCGCCCGTGGGGGCGGCGCTGACCAGGACCAGGTCGTCGACGACGGCGCAGGCGCGGACCCGGTAGGTGCCCTCGCCGTCGAGGTGGACGGTCCGGTACAGCTCGCCGCCGTTGACGTCCCGCGCGACCTCGCTGACGTCGGAGAGGTCCTTGGGCCGGTCGCCGTTCTTCACGTCGACGGCCTCGCCGTGCACGGTGAAGACCATCGAGTACCAGCCCTGCGGCACCTTCTTCACGTTGCCGTAGGCCTTGACCGTCTCGGTCTCGGCGATCTGGGTGGCGCGCATCTGCTCGTCGAGCTTGCCGTCCAGGTAGCTCCGCATGCTGGTCGCCATGACCGTGCCGACCGCGGCGAACACGACCAGCGCCAGCGCCCCGAGGCCGAGCACCAGCCGGGTGCCCAGCCGGAGCCTGCCCAGCCGGAACCGGTCGGTCACGAAGAGGCCTGCCGGAGGACGTAGCCGACGCCGCGGATGGTGTGGATCAGGGGCTCCTCGCCGTCGTCGAGCTTGCGCCGCAGGTGCGACACGACCAGTTCGACCACGTTCGAGCGGCCGCCGAAGTCGTACTCCCACACGTGGTCGAGGATCTGCGCCTTGGTCAGCACCGCGGGGGAGCGGCGCATCAGGTAGCGCAGCAGCTCGTACTCGGTGGGCGTGAGCGTGATCAGCCTCGTGCCGCGCCGCACCTCGCGGGTGTCCTCGTCGAGCGCGAGGTCGCCCACCTTCAGCACCGAGCGCTGCCACGCGGGCCCGGTGCTGCGGCGCAGGACGGCGCGGAGCCTGGCCATCAGCTCTTCGACCGAGAACGGTTTCACCAGGTAGTCGTCGCCGCCCCTGGTGAGGCCCGCGACCCGGTCGGCGGTGCCGTCGCGCGCGGTGAGGAAGACCACGGGAACCATGGTGCCGGCTTCGCGGAGCCGGTCGAGGACGGAGAACCCGTCGAGGTCCGGGAGCATCAGGTCGAGCACCACGATGTCCGGGTGGAAGTCGACCGCTTCCTTGAGCGCGGCCTCGCCGCTGCCCGCGGTGACCGCGTTCCACCCCTCGTACCGGGCGACCGTCGCGACCAGGTCTGCGATGTGCGGCTCGTCGTCGACGACGAGCAATCGAACCGAATCGGCCTTGTCCACGTGCTCATGGTGGTGCACCGCCCCTCGGGGAGCGAGGCGATCGGAGAACCTCCGCGCCGATCAACAGCTGGTCGACAGCGTTCACCCAGTCGGCTCTCAGCTGGACATGGAAGCTTCAACCGGACAACGGCCAAGAGGAGATCGCCCCGTGACCACCGTCCAGACCCCCGTCGAACGGGCTCCCGCCCAGGTCGGCGGCACGAGTCCGAAGGTCGTCGCCCGAACCGGCCTGTACGTGCTGATGGCCGCCAACGTGGCCGTGGTCACCTACTTCTTCAGCCAGAGCGGCTTCGGCACGAACGCGCTGATCCTCATGGGCAGGGTCACCGGCCTGTACGGCACGCTGGTGATGGCGTTCCAGTTCCTGCTGATCGCCCGGCTGCCGTGGTTCGACCGCAGGCTCGGCATGGACCGGCTGACCACGTGGCACCGCTGGACCGGCTTCACCCTGCTCTGGCTGCTGCTCTCGCACGCGGTGCTCATCACCCTGGGCCACGCCCAGCTCGCCGACCTGCCCCCGGTGACCGAGGTGGTGGACCTGGCGACCACGGTCGAGGGCGTGCTGCGGGCGATCGTGGCGCTGTTCCTGATCATCGTGATCGGCGCCGCGTCCGCCCGCTACGCCCGGCGCCGGATGGCTTACGAGACCTGGCACTTCATCCACTTCTACGCCTACGTCGCCGTCGTGCTGGCGTTCACCCACCAGATCGCCGCGGGCTCGACGTTCAACTCCTCGGAGCCCGCCACCGCGTACTGGTGGGGCCTCTGGACGTTCGCGCTCGGCTCGGTGGTGGTCGGCCGGTTCGGGCTGCCGCTCTACCGCAACCTGCGCCACCAGTTGCGGGTCGCCGCCGTCGTGCCGGAGGCCGACAACGTGGTGTCGATCTACATCACCGGCCGCGACCTGCACCTGATGCCCGCGCGGGCCGGCCAGTTCTTCCTGTGGCGCTTCCTGACCCGCGACCGCTGGTACAAGGCCAACCCGTTCTCGCTGTCCGCCGCCCCGGACGGCCGGTCGCTGCGGCTGACCGCGAAGGCCGCCGGTGAGGGCAGCGCGAGCCTGCGGCACGTCAGGGTCGGCACCCGCGTGTTCGCCGAGGGGCCGTACGGCGCGTTCACCGCGATGCACCGCACGAGGCCGAACACGGTGCTGGTCGCGGGCGGTGTCGGCGTCACCCCGATCCGGGCGCTGCTGGAGGAGTTGCGCGGCCACGTGGTCGTGCTCTACCGGGTCAGCGACCCGCGCGACGCCGTGCTGCTCAACGAGCTGCGCGACCTCGCCCACGCCCGCGGCGCCGTCCTGCACCTGCTCACCGGCCCGTCCAGCGCCCCCACGCCCCGAGGTCCGCTGCTCGGCCCGCACAACCTGATCGCGCTGGCACCCGACATCCGCGACCGCGACGTGTTCGTCTGCGGCCCGCCCGCCATGACCGGCGCGGTGATGACCAGCCTTCGCGAGTTGAAGGTCCCCAAGCAGCAGGTGCACGCCGAACGCTTCAGCATGGCCGGTTGAGGAAGGACGACATGAAGATCCACAGGGCCATTCCGCTCGTCGCGCTGTCCATCGCGGGCCTGGTCCCGCTCTGGCTCTACGACCCGTCGGCCGCCGAGACCACGGAGGTCGCCGCCGACGTCGGCATCGTCCCGGAGGCGCAGACCGAGGCCACGACGGAACCCCCGACCACCACCACGTCCGCGCCCGCGGCCTCCGGCTACGGGACCGCGGCACCGCCCACCACCACCAAGCCCACCACGGCACAGGCCGTGAAAACGGTCAACGGCCCCGTGGTCAAGACCGTCCACGGCGACGTCCAGGTGCAGGTCACCTTCACCGGCGACAAGATCACCGCGGTCAAGTTCCTCAAGCAGCCCAACACCGGCCCGACCAAGATGGCCGCCCCGCTGCTGATCCAGGAAACCCTCCAGGCGGGCAGCGCCGACGTCGACAGCGTGTCCGGCGCGACCCAGACCAGCGAGGGCTACGTCACATCGCTCCAGGCAGCCATCGACGCCAAGGGGGAGTAGCCGTGCCCACCGGTCTGCGCAGGGTCGAACAGGTCATGGGACTCCCCGTCTCGGTCGACCTGCGCGACGACGACGAGCGGGCCCACCACGCCGTCGACCACGCCTTCGCCTGGCTGCACGAGGTCGACCTGCGCTTCAGCCCCTTCCGCCCCGACAGCGAGGTCTCCCGCCACGGCAGGTCGGAACTCGCACCGCAGGACCTGAGCGCCGACCTGACCCACGTCATCGACCTCTGCGACCACTACGAACGAAGCACCGGCGGCGCCTTCACCACCAGACTCCCCGACCACCCCTTCGACCCCTGCGCAGTCGTCAAAGGATGGGCCGTCCAAGGCGCCGCCGAAATGCTCCACGACGCCGGCGCCCGCCGCTTCTGCGTCAACGCGGGCGGCGACGTCGTCACCGCCGGCGAACCAGAACCCGACACCCCCTGGCGAGTAGGCATCCGCCACCCCGAACAGCCAGACCGGCTCTGCGCCGTACTAGCCCTCAACAACGGCGCCGTAGCCACCTCAGCCGCCTACGAACGCGGCGCCCACATCATCGACGGCCGCACCGGCAAACCAGCCAGAGGCCTACTCAGCATCACCATCACCGCCCCCGACCTGACCACCGCCGACACCGTAGCCACCGCCGCCTACGCCATGGGCCAAGAAGGCATCAGCTGGGCCGCCGCCCAACCGAACTGCGAAGTCTTCGCCGTCGACTCAGCCCACCGCGTCTTCCGCTCCCCAGGCCTACCAATCGCCACCTAGGTCCGAAGCGAAGCCAGGATGCCGTTCGGCGAGTCCGGCTGCTAAACCCGGAGCCAGGCCTTGTCGGCGCAGCCGATGCCGGCGAAGCCAGACTCCCCTCCTGCCCCCGATCCACAGCGCCCTCCTGCTCGCTCTTGATTGTCAAGGCATCTTTCCCACCTTGATAATCAAGAGCGAGCATTGAGACAATCGCGCGCCGGGGGCTGGGCTTCGCACGGTGGGCACAACGCGCACGAAGGCCGGGCTTCCCTCTTTCCCTGCACCCCAAGGCCCCCACCTCAAAGCCCCGCAACCTCCAAACCGGACACCCCGCTCTCACAGCGTCCACCGGGGGTGACGGTACGCACATGCCTCTGCTATCTTGCTGTGCAAGGGAGTTCTGCTCCCCATCCACGGAGTTGATCAAGAGCAAGTCGGGTTTCGCGCTCGGGGTGAGACCCGAACTGCTGTGGACCAACCCGTGGACGGAAGGCCCCGCGCACTCGTCTTCGGGAACCTGCGCGCGGGGCCTCCCCCCACTCCCGGCGGGGCTTACTCCGATCCGAGACACACTCCCAGCCGTACGCTCAGACGTACCGCGACTCGTCGAACTCCTCGCCGGAAGCCGATCTCCCAAGATCCCGCCCGAGTTCCGTCAACTCGTCCACCAGCTCCAGCCCGACCAGCCAATCCCGTGGCAGCACAGCCGTCCCGTGCAGCGCCCCCAGGATGTTCCCCGTCAACGCCGCCGTCGCGTCACTACCACCGGAGTGGTTCGCCGCGGCCCGCAGCGCGTCCACGAACTCGGACTTGCGCGGGTACACCAGGACTGTGTGGACGGCTATCGCCAGCGCTTCCGGCCCGGTCCACCCGCTGCCCAGCCGGTCGACCCGCACCGAGTCCAGCCCCAGTTCGCGGTGCTCCTCGGCGAAGACGACGGCCCGGTTCAACGCGTTCGCGGTGTACGGGTCGTCGCGCAGCACCCGGCCGATCACCTGGTCCACCGCTTCGCGCACGGGCCTGCCGCGCACCGCGAGCAGGTGGATCAGCAGCGCCATCGCCCCGCCGGACACCCATCCGCCCGTGCCGCCGTGGGTCAGCGCGGCGAACCGGCAGCCCAGGTCGTAGGCGATGGCCGCGCTCGGCGCGAACCCGGCGGGCGCGGTGCGGGTGACCCCGTTGCAGCCCGACGACTCGTTGTGCGGTTCCTCCGGGGTCGGCGGCACGTCCGCGGCCAGCGCCCGCAGGCACGTCAGCCCCGGCGACCGGCTCGAGTACAACCGCTCGTTCGCCAGCAGCCCGATCGCGCCGGGTTCGGGCGCGGCGATCTGCTGGGTCACCAGCCACCGCCGGTAGCTGTGCCACACGGTCTCGATGGGCTCCCACGCGCCGGTCTTGCGACCGTGCACGTACGCCCGCAGGTACCCGTCCGCGGTGAACAGGGTCAACTGCGTGTCATCGGTGACCAGGGCAGGCCGAGGAGGAGCGACGAC
This window contains:
- a CDS encoding helix-turn-helix transcriptional regulator, encoding MKLFESLSKREHEVLAVVAEDKTDREIATALGIRERTVRAHVSRIILKLGVASRVGAAVALVEWKLRAEFDSRGGGAAGWSAVVAGTPMDSDR
- the mgrA gene encoding L-glyceraldehyde 3-phosphate reductase, yielding MAYLPDESRYDRMSYRRSGRSGLKLPAISLGLWHNFGDDRPYEAGRAIVRRAFDLGITHFDLANNYGPPYGSAETNFGRLLTDDLRPFRDELVISTKAGYDMWPGPYGDHGSRKYLLASLDQSLGRMGLDHVDIFYSHRFDPETPLEETVGALVSAVQQGKALYVGISSYSATKTREAAELLRQAGVPLLIHQPSYSMLNRWIEPDLLDALEEVGAGCIAFSPLGQGMLTDKYLDGVPEGSRATQGKSLSTDLLSDENLSRVRALNDIASSRGQSLAQLALTWTLRDPRVTSALIGASSVRQLEDNVAALDAPPLTEDEIAGIDEHAVESGIDLWAPSHAI
- a CDS encoding HAMP domain-containing sensor histidine kinase; the protein is MTDRFRLGRLRLGTRLVLGLGALALVVFAAVGTVMATSMRSYLDGKLDEQMRATQIAETETVKAYGNVKKVPQGWYSMVFTVHGEAVDVKNGDRPKDLSDVSEVARDVNGGELYRTVHLDGEGTYRVRACAVVDDLVLVSAAPTGDRDSILRQLISLEVVVFLAALVAFVLIGRGVLRRGLRPLSDMADTAHTISTRDLTDTGRLPVRASGQGGGVEVEELRTAFNTMLDHIDSSLAARTAAEQRLRRFVADASHELRTPLTSLRGYADLFRYAAANEPAEREAHLERMRDEAARMSVLLDDLLLLARLDSGEVEAPLRVREVDLVELAEDAASAFAAAYPDHPLTTDFGTAPVRLRADPMRLRQVLDNLLTNAAVHTPAGTGVALSAFPTGVTVVDSGPGIPAADQARIFDRFYRVDNSRARHRGGSGLGLAVVQSLVTAHGGTVEVDSGPGRTAFTIRLPA
- a CDS encoding response regulator transcription factor; amino-acid sequence: MDKADSVRLLVVDDEPHIADLVATVARYEGWNAVTAGSGEAALKEAVDFHPDIVVLDLMLPDLDGFSVLDRLREAGTMVPVVFLTARDGTADRVAGLTRGGDDYLVKPFSVEELMARLRAVLRRSTGPAWQRSVLKVGDLALDEDTREVRRGTRLITLTPTEYELLRYLMRRSPAVLTKAQILDHVWEYDFGGRSNVVELVVSHLRRKLDDGEEPLIHTIRGVGYVLRQASS
- a CDS encoding ferredoxin reductase family protein, with the protein product MTTVQTPVERAPAQVGGTSPKVVARTGLYVLMAANVAVVTYFFSQSGFGTNALILMGRVTGLYGTLVMAFQFLLIARLPWFDRRLGMDRLTTWHRWTGFTLLWLLLSHAVLITLGHAQLADLPPVTEVVDLATTVEGVLRAIVALFLIIVIGAASARYARRRMAYETWHFIHFYAYVAVVLAFTHQIAAGSTFNSSEPATAYWWGLWTFALGSVVVGRFGLPLYRNLRHQLRVAAVVPEADNVVSIYITGRDLHLMPARAGQFFLWRFLTRDRWYKANPFSLSAAPDGRSLRLTAKAAGEGSASLRHVRVGTRVFAEGPYGAFTAMHRTRPNTVLVAGGVGVTPIRALLEELRGHVVVLYRVSDPRDAVLLNELRDLAHARGAVLHLLTGPSSAPTPRGPLLGPHNLIALAPDIRDRDVFVCGPPAMTGAVMTSLRELKVPKQQVHAERFSMAG
- a CDS encoding FMN-binding protein, whose protein sequence is MKIHRAIPLVALSIAGLVPLWLYDPSAAETTEVAADVGIVPEAQTEATTEPPTTTTSAPAASGYGTAAPPTTTKPTTAQAVKTVNGPVVKTVHGDVQVQVTFTGDKITAVKFLKQPNTGPTKMAAPLLIQETLQAGSADVDSVSGATQTSEGYVTSLQAAIDAKGE
- a CDS encoding FAD:protein FMN transferase; the encoded protein is MPTGLRRVEQVMGLPVSVDLRDDDERAHHAVDHAFAWLHEVDLRFSPFRPDSEVSRHGRSELAPQDLSADLTHVIDLCDHYERSTGGAFTTRLPDHPFDPCAVVKGWAVQGAAEMLHDAGARRFCVNAGGDVVTAGEPEPDTPWRVGIRHPEQPDRLCAVLALNNGAVATSAAYERGAHIIDGRTGKPARGLLSITITAPDLTTADTVATAAYAMGQEGISWAAAQPNCEVFAVDSAHRVFRSPGLPIAT
- a CDS encoding ADP-ribosylglycohydrolase family protein codes for the protein MVDRGAACLLGGALGDALGAPVQYLGWADIQREHGPEGVVAPPRPALVTDDTQLTLFTADGYLRAYVHGRKTGAWEPIETVWHSYRRWLVTQQIAAPEPGAIGLLANERLYSSRSPGLTCLRALAADVPPTPEEPHNESSGCNGVTRTAPAGFAPSAAIAYDLGCRFAALTHGGTGGWVSGGAMALLIHLLAVRGRPVREAVDQVIGRVLRDDPYTANALNRAVVFAEEHRELGLDSVRVDRLGSGWTGPEALAIAVHTVLVYPRKSEFVDALRAAANHSGGSDATAALTGNILGALHGTAVLPRDWLVGLELVDELTELGRDLGRSASGEEFDESRYV